One Elaeis guineensis isolate ETL-2024a chromosome 10, EG11, whole genome shotgun sequence genomic window carries:
- the LOC105052224 gene encoding uncharacterized protein has protein sequence MVEEKKKHQHQNQQQQQPNKSTSDPHFKPTSDVKGIRFGGQFVVKSFTVRRATPLELLRLLDIPPSFLSQCQALPFPSTTTYLPTNFTILAHHAWHTLTLGLGTNKSKVVLFIFESESMKSAVDQLWPPMIPLGDVNKKLIRGLSGCEMARFKFRKGCLTFYVYAVRRLGAAGFSCADDLRSILEAVVALKDFLDHTAMLALPSLRSITFPPPVAMAH, from the coding sequence ATggttgaggagaagaagaaacaCCAACACCAAAATCAACAACAACAACAGCCCAACAAATCCACCTCGGACCCTCACTTCAAGCCAACCTCCGATGTCAAAGGCATCCGCTTCGGCGGCCAATTCGTCGTCAAGTCGTTCACCGTCCGGCGAGCCACGCCGCTGGAACTGCTACGCCTCCTCGACATCCCCCCTTCCTTCCTGAGCCAGTGCCAGGCCCTTCCTTTCCCTTCAACCACCACTTACTTGCCCACCAACTTCACCATCTTAGCACACCATGCATGGCACACGCTCACCCTCGGCCTCGGCACCAACAAGTCCAAGGTGGTTCTCTTCATCTTCGAGTCCGAGAGTATGAAGTCAGCCGTAGACCAGCTCTGGCCACCCATGATTCCTCTGGGTGATGTCAATAAGAAGCTCATTCGGGGGCTCTcgggatgcgagatggcacggtTCAAGTTCAGGAAAGGATGTCTCACCTTCTACGTTTATGCTGTGCGGCGGCTGGGCGCCGCCGGCTTCTCATGCGCTGATGATTTGAGGAGCATTCTGGAGGCGGTGGTGGCTCTAAAAGATTTCTTGGACCACACAGCAATGCTTGCGTTGCCCAGCCTCCGGAGCATCACTTTCCCACCGCCGGTCGCCATGGCGCATTGA